The Granulicella sp. 5B5 nucleotide sequence ATCGCAATATGCGAGCACAGCCGCTCCACAATCTCCAGCACATGCGACGTCAAAAAGATCGTCGCTCCGCGCGCGATCATGTTCTGCAGCATCGTCTTCAGCGTGTTCGCGGCAATCGCATCCACGCCCTCGAACGGCTCATCCAGAAACAGCACCTTAGGCCCATGAATCACCGCCGCCGCCAGCGCCAGTTTCTTACCCATGCCATGCGAGTAGTCCGCGATCATCTTCTTCGGCTCGTTCGCCAGGCCCATAAACTCCAGCAACTCGCCCGTACGCTGCGCGGTGGTTGCTTTATCCAGCCCATACATCCGTCCCACAAAGTGCAGGTACTCCGTCGCGGTCAGCTTCCCGAACAGCGCCATCCCCTCCGGCACCACGCCAATGTTCCGCTTCACCTCGACGGGATTGCTGAACAGGTCCTGTCCCAGGATCTGCACCATGCCAGCGCTCGGCGCCAGCAACCCGGTCAGCATCTTGATCGTCGTCGATTTGCCCGCGCCGTTAGGCCCAAGAAAACCAAAGAACTGTCCCGGCTCCACAGCCAGATCGACGTGGTCGACTGCCGTGAAGCCATTGAAGGTGCGGGTAAGGGCCGAGGCGGCGATTGCAGGAGCCATGATTGCCGAGTGTAAGGCATCCACAGCCCGGTCGTCACAATCTTCCATGCGGGGTCTATCTGCAAGTATTCAAGGCCGTTTGCCATAAAAGCAGAAGAAGCTGTCTAGCGCACTGTTTTCATCCCCCTGTGATATTGCTCTTGCATTCTCGTTCGATTCTTCGTACCGTAACACTACTGATCGTTCTATCGGCCCCTTGATGCTTCCGTCCTGACCTTGATGTCGACGGTTTCAAGGCGCATCCCCTAAATCCAGCAAGGCTGCTCGGGCATCTCCTGTCCCTGCTTGAGCCTTCGTGTATCTCCCCGCCATGAGCGGGCGAGAACCTGTATCTATTCCATCCATCTTTTGTGAGGTTGAGCCCGTGATTCGACTGTCATACCCGAAAGTCCGTATCGTCGCCGCCCTTCTATTTGTCTTCGCCTTCATCGTCTCCGCAGCACATGCGCAGACCTATCGCGGCGCCATCAACGGCACCGTCACGGACACGCAGGGCGCAGTCATCGCCAACGCGACCGTCATCGCAACCGAGGTCGACACCGCCGTCGCCCACAAGACCGTCAGCTCCTCCGGCGGCGAGTTCCTCTTTCAGGACCTCCCGCTCGGCACCTACTCCGTGACCGTTGAGTTCACCGGCTTCTCCACCGCCAAGTTCGACAAGATCGCTGTACAGGCCGGCGTCGTCTACTCGCTTCCGGTCAAACTGAACGTCTCCGCCACCCAGCAGACCGTTGAGGTCGATGCCTCCGGCCTCGCGCTCGACACCACCACTGTCACCCAGACCACTGTTCTTAGCGCCAAGACCGTCGCCGACATTCCCTTGAACGGTCGCGACTTCACCCAGATGATCGGCCTCACCCCCGGCTACGCCGGCTACAGCGGCGGCGGCTACGGCTCACTCAACGGCACCCGCGCCAACCAGATGAACTGGCAGATCGACGGCGTGGACAACAACGATCTCTGGCACAACATCCCCGCCGTCAACCAGGGCGGCGTCTCTGGCATTGCCGGCATCGTTCTCCCCATCGATGCGGTGGACCAGTTCTCCGCGCAGACACAGGCTGGCCCGGAAGCGGGCCGCAACCCCGGCGGCACCATCAACCTCTCGCTGAAGTC carries:
- a CDS encoding ABC transporter ATP-binding protein; the encoded protein is MAPAIAASALTRTFNGFTAVDHVDLAVEPGQFFGFLGPNGAGKSTTIKMLTGLLAPSAGMVQILGQDLFSNPVEVKRNIGVVPEGMALFGKLTATEYLHFVGRMYGLDKATTAQRTGELLEFMGLANEPKKMIADYSHGMGKKLALAAAVIHGPKVLFLDEPFEGVDAIAANTLKTMLQNMIARGATIFLTSHVLEIVERLCSHIAIIHRGHIVAHGSLDELRAGVQARLAPTADGQPPQTGGVLTLEQIFLNVVGGEAGVTHPEQELTWLS